Proteins from one Muntiacus reevesi chromosome X, mMunRee1.1, whole genome shotgun sequence genomic window:
- the TRO gene encoding LOW QUALITY PROTEIN: trophinin (The sequence of the model RefSeq protein was modified relative to this genomic sequence to represent the inferred CDS: inserted 6 bases in 5 codons; substituted 4 bases at 4 genomic stop codons) yields MNRRNDSNYKMTLFQGPLPPTVSLGLHFPPNVQAETTXDSVLLIHTLLAATEDPLAIDPPVANQPKKSKTKKAPINAITKTVPIDPPVPPASVITTTKSKVTLPALNLPIIPQINQASATTEVANTQASSFTAQPKKSNKTKKVTAKATRGSQFPIDSESVTTQIKLPLQILNLLVILQTIQAPIVNESANSQALLGPTTLRKFPRLKRLTFPEAPDATEIATRQTEASAAAIWLPKSKGKKVVYEGPKSACEISEXPPASQMVANQPLAATFWVKRGYRVRKVDTKTQTTKSQTQVDQRIQAKMDTSQTHISALETQVAASVQALADDYLAQFSLEPTTRTRGKRNQKSKNLNKDERGDGNYRHIPWGQRPLLSRDVTILQERANKXVKYLXVKDQTKIPINRSDMLKGVIQEYDEYFPEIIERASYALEKMFQVNLKEIDXNSLYILISIQESSTGILRMTKDTPKLDLLMVILSVIFMNGNEANKAVIWEVLRKLGLCPGVRHSLFGEVRKLITDEFVKQKYLEYKRVPNSRPPEYEFFWGLRSYXETSKMKVLLLACRVQKKDPKDWTMQYQEAVQMQVQATAVATAEAEARAEARAQIGIGEEAVAGPWNWDDMDIDCLSKKELGDDAQAWNRFSLEIEARAQXNANASASIDFSREASTRASYSDGSSISFSGVPSPGNGFGGRVGGTCSNSASFSSVASICFDGTPSTCSTFSGRASISFSGTANTSSSFSSEVSISFGGTPCTSANFSGGVSCSFSDLLNTNTSFSGGASSGFGGTLSTTAGFSDXTSLGSILGTSAVFSGALSTSTHLGGTLITSVYFGGSPSSSASFGGTLSTSICFGGSXSTSTDFDGVLSTSVSFSSSFSSCTDFSDTLSTNLSFGGTHSTSAGFSSAVSISSGFSSVPSTNSGFGNVFTDFSGALNTSSDFRSAPSTSIGFGGAPSISFCFGIISNTNLCFGGCPRTCFSGPTSASFGDGLSTSTSFNFGDGLSTSTGFHGGLSTTSGFSGGLISSNVFGGGFGRNAGFGSTLGTSADFSSGITTSDSFGGGPNTSFNGGLSTIIDFGSGSSTNNGFTGNLSTSTSFIGGPSSIVGFGSGLSTDAGFNGGPGSSAGYGNGLSNAAGFGGGATSLGACSFSYV; encoded by the exons ATGAATAGGAGAAATGACTCCAATTATAAGATGACCCTGTTCCAG GGCCCTCTGCCTCCCACTGTGAGCCTAGGGCTTCACTTCCCTCCAAATGTACAGGCTGAGACAACATAAGACAGTGTCTTGCTGATACATACCCTCTTGGCAGCAACCGAGGACCCCCTGGCCATCGACCCACCAGTTGCCAACCAGCCAAAGAAAAGCAAGACCAAGAAGGCCCCTATTAATGCTATCACTAAGACTGTACCCATTGACCCTCCAGTTCCACCTGCCAGCGTGATTACCACCACCAAGTCTAAAGTAACACTTCCAGCTTTAAATCTGCCAATCATTCCCCAGATCAACCAGGCTTCAGCTACCACTGAGGTAGCCAATACTCAGGCTTCTTCATTCACTGCTCAACCTAAGAAATCCAACAAGACAAAGAAAGTTACTGCTAAGGCAACCCGAGGCTCCCAATTTCCAATTGACAGTGAGAGTGTCACTACACAGATCAAGTTACCCTTGCAGATCCTAAACCTGCTAGTCATTCTTCAGACTATCCAGGCTCCAATTGTCAATGAGTCAGCCAATTCTCAAGCCTTGTTAGGCCCCACCACCCTAAGAAAATTTCCAAGGCTAAAAAGGCTGACA TTCCCAGAGGCCCCAGATGCCACTGAGATAGCTACCAGGCAGACTGAGGCCTCAGCAGCAGCTATCTGGCTGCCAAAATCCAAGGGCAAGAAAGTTGTCTATGAGGGCCCAAAATCTGCCTGTGAGATCTCTG GCCCCCCTGCCAGTCAAATGGTCGCAAACCAACCCCTAGCAGCCACATTCTGGGTCAAGAGAGGGTACAGGGTTCGGAAAGTTGACACTAAGACCCAAACAACCAAAAGCCAGACTCAAGTTGACCAAAGGATCCAGGCCAAGATGGATACCTCTCAGACCCACATAAGTGCCCTTGAGACTCAGGTTGCTGCTTCTGTCCAGGCCCTGGCAGATGACTACCTGGCTCAGTTTAGTTTGGAGCCCACAACCAGGACCCGGGGAAAGAGGAACCAAAAG TCCAAGAATCTGAACAAGGATGAGAGAGGTGATGGCAATTATAGGCATATCCCATGGGGCCAGAGGCCTCTGCTATCCCGAGATGTGACCATTTTGCAAGAAAGG GCAAATAAATAGGTGAAATACCTGTAGGTTAAGGACCAGACAAAGATCCCCATCAACCGCTCAG ACATGCTGAAGGGTGTCATCCAAGAATATGATGAATATTTCCCAGAGATCATTGAGCGAGCAAGCTATGCTCTGGAGAAG ATGTTTCAAGTCAATCTGAAGGAAATTG AAAATAGCTTGTATATTCTCATCAGCATTCAGGAATCTTCTACAGGCATACTGAGAAT GACCAAGGACACACCCAAACTAGATCTTCTCATGGTGATTCTGAGTGTCATTTTTATGAATGGCAACGAGGCCAATAAGG CTGTCATCTGGGAGGTGCTGCGTAAGTTGGGGCTGTGCCCTGG GGTAAGGCACTCACTCTTTGGGGAAGTGAGGAAGCTCATCACAGATGAGTTTGTGAAGCAAAA gtaCCTGGAATACAAGAGGGTCCCCAACAGCAGGCCACCTGAATATGAGTTCTTCTGGGGCTTGCGCTCCTA TGAGACTAGTAAGATGAAAG ttctcctcctggcttgcaGA GTACAAAAAAAAGACCCCAAGGACTGGACCATGCAGTACCAGGAAGCAGTGCAGATGCAAGTCCAAGCTACAGCTGTGGCTACAGCTGAGGCTGAGGCCAGGGCTGAGGCAAGAGCCCAAATAGGGATTGGAGAGGAAGCTGTGGCTGGGCCCTGGAATTGGGATGACATGGATATCGACTGCTTATCAAAGAAAGAGTTAGGCGATGATGCTCAGGCCTGGAACAGATTTTCACTTGAAATTGAGGCCAGAGCCCAATAAAATGCAAATGCCAGTGCCAGCATTGACTTCAGCAGAGAAGCTAGCACCAGAGCTAGCTATAGCGATGGTTCTAGTATTAGCTTCAGTGGTGTACCCAGCCCTGGTAACGGTTTTGGTGGCAGAGTTGGTGGTACATGCAGCAACAGTGCTAGCTTCAGCAGTGTAGCCAGCATTTGCTTTGATGGCACACCCAGCACTTGTTCCACTTTCAGTGGTAGAGCCAGCATTAGCTTCAGTGGTACAGCGAACACCAGCTCTAGTTTCAGCAGTGAAGTCAGTATTAGCTTTGGTGGCACACCTTGCACCAGTGCCAACTTCAGTGGTGGGGTCAGCTGTAGTTTCAGTGACCTGCTCAACACCAATACCAGTTTCAGTGGTGGAGCCAGCTCTGGTTTTGGAGGCACACTCAGTACCACTGCTGGTTTCAGTG GCACTAGCCTTGGCAGTATACTTGGCACCAGTGCAGTCTTTAGTGGTGCACTTAGCACCAGCACTCACCTAGGTGGCACGCTCATCACTAGTGTCTACTTTGGTGGTTCTCCCAGTTCTAGTGCCAGCTTTGGTGGCACACTTAGTACCAGTATCTGCTTTGGTGGCT CTAGCACCAGCACTGATTTTGATGGTGTACTCAGTACCAGTGTCTCCTTTAGCAGCTCTTTCAGCAGTTGCACTGACTTTAGTGATACACTCAGCACCAATCTTAGCTTTGGTGGCACACACAGCACCAGTGCTGGTTTTAGCAGTGCTGTCAGTATTAGCAGTGGCTTCAGCAGTGTACCCAGCACCAACTCTGGCTTTGGCAATGTGTTTACTGACTTCAGTGGGGCACTTAACACCTCTAGTGACTTTCGAAGTGCTCCCAGCACCAGCATTGGCTTTGGTGGAGCTCCCAGCATCAGCTTCTGCTTTGGGATTATATCTAACACCAATCTGTGCTTTGGTGGCTGTCCTAGAACCTGCTTTAGTGGTCCTACCAGTGCCAGTTTTGGTGATGGACTCAGCACCAGTACCAGTTTCAACTTTGGCGATGGGTTAAGCACCAGCACTGGATTTCATGGTGGGCTGAGCACCACCTCTGGCTTCAGTGGTGGACTGATCTCCAGCAATGTCTTTGGTGGTGGATTTGGCAGAAATGCTGGTTTTGGCAGCACACTTGGCACCAGTGCTGACTTTAGTAGTGGCATCACCACCAGTGATAGCTTTGGTGGTGGACCTAATACCAGCTTCAATGGAGGATTGAGCACCATCATTGACTTTGGCAGTGGTTCCAGCACCAACAATGGCTTTACTGGCAATCTCAGCACCAGCACCAGCTTTATTGGTGGACCCAGTTCTATTGTTGGCTTTGGCAGTGGACTGAGCACTGATGCTGGCTTCAACGGTGGACCAGGCAGTAGTGCTGGCTATGGCAATGGACTGAGCAATGCTGCTGGCTTTGGTGGTGGAGCAACTAGCCTTGGTGCCTGTAGCTTCTCCTATGTCTAG